The genomic region ATCCGCAACACCTCCGGTCGTGGACTGATCCGCCATCAGCGTCACCGCCTGACTACCCAGGGCACCCAGCAACGCGGCAACCAACATCACAATACCCATGCCGAGCAACAGGCTCATGCCGTAAACTCTGTAGAACCCCCCGGCCCTGCCCGCGTAGCTGAACATGCTGTCACCGTAGCGACTGTTGTCTACGTAGAATTTCGCCGCAATGTAGGCAAAAAAGGGCAGTCCGAGAACATACGCCAGAATCGCGATGGTGATACCGATCGCCGCGCTCCCATTACCGCCCGTCGTTGCCACGGCTCCAAAACCAAAGGTCGCCATCAATACGATCAACGCCAACGTCGGTGCAAGAAATACCGCGTAGGCCTGCCGGTAGTTTGGGACGAAGCCGAAGGCAACATTGCGATGGACGCTGTTGCCCAGCTTGAAGGCCATCGCCCGCACGATGATCGCAGGCATCGCGATGATGAACAGCAGCAGCATTGCGAGCGCCAACATCGGCGCAAGTTCCTGGGCCAGCGAAAACACCACGAATCCGGCCACCGCGACCATACGGCCTTTGAGAATCGTGAGAGGCTTGGCGGTGTATCGAAACGAGGTGTCGTCGAGCAACGTATTTCCATAGAAATACTGCTGGGTGCGCACTTTGGCCCATGCCGAATAGATCCCAAGCGTCAGCACCGTCAGCAGGACGTTCACGATCCAGATTTTGAAGTACTCCCAGCCGTTTCCGGTGAACCTGAACCCGAGCACCCGCCCCGCGTCGGCATTCTCTGCACTGAGGTTTGCATGGATGTTGTCTGTCATTCCCTGGCTCCCGATGCGTTCGACGAGCGACACCATGTCGCTCCGTGCCCAATGCGTATCGGCTAACCCATGTGGCCTTTAAGGTAACAGGGAATATTCAGTCGCCTGCTTCCCCCCTGCACCCCGGTTGTGAACCACGAACCAGGTGCGCCCTTGGCCACAAGCTGCCAGTTTCCGGAGGCAGACTGATGGCCGGTTCCTTTGCAGTGGTGCCGCGGAAACCGCAATGGCGAATCCAATTCGGCCCCTAAAGTCCCTACGAAGAACGCCGAAAAAGCACAAAACCAAGAAAAA from Chromatiaceae bacterium harbors:
- a CDS encoding DUF898 domain-containing protein: MTDNIHANLSAENADAGRVLGFRFTGNGWEYFKIWIVNVLLTVLTLGIYSAWAKVRTQQYFYGNTLLDDTSFRYTAKPLTILKGRMVAVAGFVVFSLAQELAPMLALAMLLLFIIAMPAIIVRAMAFKLGNSVHRNVAFGFVPNYRQAYAVFLAPTLALIVLMATFGFGAVATTGGNGSAAIGITIAILAYVLGLPFFAYIAAKFYVDNSRYGDSMFSYAGRAGGFYRVYGMSLLLGMGIVMLVAALLGALGSQAVTLMADQSTTGGVADPGQAMMLLLSQGIILLLLVPAYTVIYAYFQTQRFNLIYGNTVLAERYGFRARLTTAGMTWLYLSNLLIIVATLGLGVAWAKVRSARYHLGNLDFVASEDLDGFAAARRRNVSALGDEFGEVFDLEVGI